A window from Acidithiobacillus sp. encodes these proteins:
- the recB gene encoding exodeoxyribonuclease V subunit beta, whose protein sequence is MTTILDSLNLPLHGSRLIEASAGTGKTWTIAALYLRLILGHGAEGECFARALLPEDILVMTFTRAATQELKERIRDRLQTAARYFRSPGHATQPDPFLETLLADYSNPKARAQAAHQLALAADAMDDSAISTIDAWCQRTLREHAFATGSDFRETLLLDETDLRDDAVRDFWRQEIYPLSEPALSEVLQLFSCPEKVRQETEALCKLDPPLPAPKSTLADWLPAAATAPRRQLATLKAQWAAEHDAFAEWLLTLLQSTQNPLNGNSMKAESVANHLIALREWVDEPAALCPAYLDKCQRLTAANLPSYCNKNETITPPRAAALLNNIFTELETIAQQFTHLHGEIRTHAAAWINARLSQLKAQSGQVSFTDYQQRLARVLHDNTQGPPLAARLRQKYPAALIDEFQDTSALQYQIFDDIYHAADNNPDTLLLLIGDPKQSIYAFRGADIDSYLQARRLTEGRHYALGTNYRSSHALVSALNALYIAAEHDDPQGAFAYGAPGADNPLPYQPVQAHGHKKIWRVNGKSAPALTFWGAREKLNKGDYLERCAAQAAECIAGLLNNPEAEFAQEGEPTRRLKAKDIAILVRDRHEAASIRQALNRRQLRSVFLSARDSVYASEEARELPLWLEAVAAPEDARRLRVALALPLLGQPLNTLDAFNQNETTWEAQLEQFQDLSRQWRRQGVLAMLHHSIHQFGIAARLLTQPEGERRLTNLLHLGELLQQASATLDGPEALIRHLREAIAAGSDQSDAHILRLESDAELLRVVTIHAAKGLQYPLVFLPFIATRKAAKASPFTVSYSAEGQSAIHWESGDTAVAERARLQEDLRLLYVALTRAEHALWLGLATPKTAGTPIFADSAIAHLLGSQCPVRDLATLLADCARRSPEIVVETLPDDIPTTLAVQHDNNAHNPPAEYTASFEKHWGVASFSHLVRGLPADPSAPLTPRRAQTGAPWHRYPQGMNAGTFLHDQLQRLALTGYAQTGLDYFAEQLHKACIQAGLSDWAEETAEWLQAIVHSPLAPLTATLCDLRDTQSEMAFWFPSDTLRSDDLDRLCQQHIFPGADRPRLPQRVVHGMMRGFMDLVFEQGGRYYVLDYKSNVLGCEDANYHAEALRIATLSHRYELQSSLYQLALHRLLRQRMGSHYRPETHLGGTLFFFLRGLQGPEQGMLHLPANLTLLDALDNLFGLPQRATQP, encoded by the coding sequence ATGACCACGATCCTCGACTCCCTGAACCTGCCCCTGCACGGCAGCCGCCTCATCGAGGCCAGCGCCGGTACCGGCAAAACCTGGACCATTGCCGCCCTCTATCTGCGCCTGATCCTTGGACACGGCGCAGAGGGTGAGTGCTTCGCACGTGCCCTTCTGCCCGAAGATATCCTGGTGATGACCTTCACCCGCGCCGCCACCCAGGAACTCAAGGAACGTATCCGCGATCGCCTGCAAACGGCCGCCCGATATTTCCGCAGTCCCGGCCACGCGACACAGCCGGACCCCTTTCTCGAAACGCTGTTGGCCGACTACTCCAACCCCAAGGCCCGCGCCCAGGCCGCACACCAGCTTGCCCTCGCCGCCGACGCTATGGATGACAGCGCCATTTCTACCATCGACGCCTGGTGCCAGCGCACCCTGCGCGAGCACGCCTTTGCCACCGGCAGCGATTTCCGCGAGACGCTGCTCCTGGATGAGACCGACCTGCGCGACGACGCCGTGCGCGACTTCTGGCGGCAGGAAATCTACCCACTGAGCGAACCCGCCCTCAGTGAGGTCCTCCAGCTCTTTTCCTGCCCCGAAAAAGTCCGGCAGGAAACAGAAGCCCTGTGCAAACTCGATCCGCCCCTGCCCGCCCCCAAATCTACGCTCGCGGACTGGCTGCCCGCTGCCGCCACTGCGCCGCGGCGGCAACTCGCCACCCTCAAGGCGCAATGGGCGGCGGAGCATGATGCTTTTGCGGAGTGGCTACTGACTTTGCTGCAGAGCACTCAGAATCCTCTGAATGGCAACAGCATGAAGGCAGAAAGCGTGGCCAACCATCTCATCGCTCTACGAGAGTGGGTCGATGAGCCCGCCGCACTCTGTCCAGCTTATTTAGACAAATGCCAGCGCCTTACTGCGGCTAATCTACCTTCCTACTGCAACAAAAATGAGACCATTACACCGCCTCGCGCCGCAGCCTTACTAAATAATATTTTCACCGAACTAGAGACCATCGCTCAACAATTCACCCATCTGCACGGCGAAATTCGCACCCACGCCGCCGCCTGGATCAACGCCCGGTTGAGCCAGCTCAAGGCCCAGAGTGGGCAGGTCAGCTTTACCGACTATCAGCAGCGCCTCGCCAGGGTACTGCACGACAACACCCAGGGACCGCCACTCGCCGCCCGCCTGCGGCAGAAATATCCCGCCGCCCTCATCGACGAGTTTCAGGATACCTCCGCCCTGCAATATCAGATCTTCGACGACATCTACCATGCCGCCGACAACAACCCCGACACCCTGCTTCTGCTCATCGGAGACCCCAAACAGTCCATCTACGCCTTTCGCGGCGCCGACATCGACAGTTATCTGCAAGCCCGTCGCCTGACCGAGGGCCGACACTACGCGCTCGGCACCAATTATCGCTCCAGCCACGCACTGGTCAGCGCCCTCAACGCCCTCTATATCGCCGCCGAACACGACGACCCCCAGGGCGCTTTTGCCTATGGGGCCCCCGGTGCCGACAACCCGCTCCCCTATCAGCCGGTGCAGGCCCATGGTCACAAAAAAATCTGGCGAGTCAATGGGAAATCCGCCCCTGCGCTGACTTTCTGGGGTGCCCGAGAAAAGCTGAACAAAGGTGACTATCTGGAACGCTGCGCAGCACAGGCTGCAGAATGTATTGCTGGACTGCTCAACAACCCGGAAGCAGAGTTCGCGCAGGAGGGAGAACCCACCCGACGGCTGAAGGCCAAAGACATCGCCATCCTCGTCCGCGACCGCCATGAAGCCGCCAGCATCCGTCAGGCCCTCAACCGTCGCCAGTTACGCAGCGTCTTCCTTTCGGCGCGGGACTCCGTCTATGCCAGTGAGGAAGCCCGCGAACTGCCCCTCTGGTTGGAAGCCGTCGCCGCGCCCGAAGATGCCCGCCGCCTGCGCGTCGCCCTCGCCCTGCCGCTGCTGGGACAACCCCTCAACACCCTGGATGCCTTCAATCAGAACGAAACGACCTGGGAGGCGCAACTGGAGCAATTCCAGGACCTGTCCCGGCAGTGGCGGCGGCAGGGCGTGCTGGCCATGCTCCACCACAGCATCCACCAGTTCGGTATTGCCGCCCGCTTGCTGACGCAGCCCGAGGGCGAACGTCGCCTCACCAACCTGCTCCACCTCGGCGAACTCCTGCAGCAGGCGAGCGCCACCCTCGACGGCCCCGAAGCCCTCATCCGCCACTTGCGCGAGGCTATCGCCGCCGGGAGTGATCAGAGCGACGCCCACATCCTGCGTCTGGAGAGCGATGCCGAGCTGCTGCGCGTAGTCACCATCCACGCCGCCAAAGGTCTGCAATATCCCCTGGTTTTTTTGCCGTTCATCGCCACCCGCAAGGCCGCCAAGGCCAGCCCGTTCACGGTCTCGTACAGCGCGGAAGGGCAGTCCGCCATCCACTGGGAAAGCGGCGACACGGCGGTAGCAGAAAGGGCGCGATTGCAGGAAGATCTCCGCCTCCTCTACGTCGCCCTCACCCGTGCCGAGCATGCCCTCTGGCTGGGTCTTGCCACACCGAAGACGGCGGGAACACCGATCTTTGCCGACAGCGCCATCGCCCACCTGCTGGGCAGCCAGTGTCCCGTCCGCGATCTCGCCACCCTGCTTGCAGACTGCGCCCGACGCTCTCCGGAGATCGTCGTCGAGACACTACCGGACGACATCCCCACGACGCTGGCCGTACAGCACGACAACAACGCCCACAACCCGCCTGCAGAGTACACCGCCAGTTTCGAGAAGCACTGGGGCGTTGCCAGCTTCTCCCATCTGGTGCGCGGTCTCCCTGCCGACCCGTCGGCGCCACTGACGCCCCGGCGCGCCCAGACCGGCGCGCCCTGGCATCGCTACCCGCAAGGCATGAACGCCGGCACCTTTCTCCACGACCAACTGCAACGCCTCGCCCTGACCGGTTATGCGCAAACCGGTCTGGATTACTTTGCCGAACAACTGCACAAGGCCTGTATTCAGGCCGGCCTGAGCGATTGGGCCGAGGAGACTGCCGAATGGCTGCAAGCCATCGTCCATAGCCCTCTCGCCCCCCTCACAGCGACACTCTGCGATCTCCGCGACACCCAGAGCGAAATGGCCTTCTGGTTTCCCAGTGACACCTTGCGCAGCGACGACCTGGACCGACTCTGCCAACAGCATATTTTCCCCGGCGCCGATCGCCCCAGACTCCCCCAACGCGTCGTTCACGGCATGATGCGCGGCTTCATGGACCTCGTCTTCGAGCAGGGCGGGCGTTACTACGTCCTCGATTACAAATCCAACGTCCTCGGCTGCGAGGATGCGAATTACCACGCCGAAGCCCTGCGCATCGCCACCCTCAGTCATCGCTACGAACTGCAATCCAGCCTCTACCAACTGGCCCTGCACCGCCTACTGCGCCAGCGCATGGGGAGCCATTACCGGCCCGAGACGCATCTCGGCGGCACCCTCTTTTTTTTCCTGCGCGGGCTGCAAGGACCGGAACAAGGCATGCTCCATCTTCCCGCCAACCTCACCCTGCTCGACGCCCTCGACAACCTCTTTGGCTTGCCGCAGCGTGCAACCCAACCGTGA